Genomic window (Synechococcus sp. LA31):
ACCAATTGCTGCAGGAAGTTGAGGCTGCGGCCATCGCTGCCCATCAGTGCTTCTTGGGCTAGATCCACCGCGGCGGCATCGTGCTGTCCGTTGGGCAGCCAGCCCTGCAGATTGCTGAGTAGATCGGGGTTGAGCTTGCCGATCTGCACCGGCAACTGCGCCATCTGCTCATCGAGGCAGGCCTCCAGCAAGGGAGGTGTGAAGGTTTCCACCTCGCTGGTGGCCACCACCGTGAGGTGATCGCTCTCCCCCAGAAATCGTGCGCGGGTGATCGTGTCGCCACCGGCGGCCATCAGCTCATAGAGCTGACTGGGGTCTGGGGAGATCTCCAGGCTGTAGTCGATTAGTCGTTGAAAGCCGTGGGGGCGGGGACGCAGGCAAAAGCGATGCGGCCCCAGCAGCACGGGTTTGCTGTAGCGGTAATCGAACCGGTGAATCAGGCGGGCGCGCATGCCAGGTGGTGACTGGTGGCGGTGACGGAGACGGAAGCCTGAGCAGGCATAAGGGCTGCCGCTTCCTCGGCTGTGGCCAAGCTCGGCAACACGAAGTAGCGCGCGTGGATCAGCTCGTGCAGGTTATTGAGATCGAGCTGGAGCGCGTCGATCGCTTCATGCAGCCCACCGGCCACCAACTCATCGATGCCCGTGTAACTCCAGCGGGCCCGGGTGAGGCCGCTCAAGCATTCGAGCGCGTCGGGTTTGCCGGGCACCGGGCTGGCGGCTACCACCTGCAGGGTTTCGTGAATCCGTTCGAGGCAGTAGCGCACCGAGCGGGGGAAGCTGGGATCCAGCAGCAGAAAGGCGGCCACAGCGCGCGGAGTGATCACTCCCTGTTGCGACTGGCGGAACATCTGATAGGCCCCAGCCGTGCGCAGGAGCGAAATCCACTGCAGTTCATCCAGCACGCCACCCACTTCTTCCGGGCTGGGCAGCAGCAGGAAGTACTTCACATCGAGGATGCGGGTGGTTTTGTCGGCGCGCTCGATCAGGCGGCCCAGGCGGCTGAACTGCCAGGAGAGATCACGGCTGAGGGTGGCATCGGTGATGCCATAGAAGAGCTGGCAGCCGCGCCGGATTTCGCGCAGTTGCTCCTGGGGTGGTTGCAGCCAGAAGCTGTCGCTTTCCAGCAGGGTCCAATACAGATCATTGATCTGCTCCCACATCTCGGTGGTGATCACATCGCGGATCTGGCGAGCGTTCTCCCGGGCTAGGGCAACGCAATTCACGATGCTGCTGGGGTTGGCTTCTGCTCGCACCAGAAACTCCACCACCTGATCGGGGCCACCGCCGGGGTAGAGCTCATCGAACAGCTCACGATCGCCGCTGGCATCAATCAGGGGCTGCCAGGGCTCGGCGCTGCCGGGGGGGCAGTCGAGCGCCATCGCTTCGCTCACCTCCACGAAGCGCGAGAGGTTCTCGGCGCGCTCCACGTAGCGATTGATCCAGTAGAGGGAGTCGGCAACGCGGCTCAGCATGCGGCTTCCTCCACGATCCAGGTGTCCTTGCAACCGCCGCCCTGCGACGAATTCACCACCAGTGAACCTCGCTTGAGGGCGACTCGGGTGAGGCCGCCGGGTGTCACCCAGGCGTCTTTGCCCCGCAGCACATAAGGCCGCAGATCCACGTGGCATGGATAGAGCTCGCCTTCGCTGAGAGAGGGCACGGTGGAAAGCTCCAGGGTGGGCTGAGCGATGAAGTTGCGCGGGTTGGCACGGATCTTCTCGGCGAACTCAAGGATCTCGCTTTGGCTGGCGTGGGGGCCGATCAGCATTCCGTAGCCGCCCGCTTCCGACACGGCCTTCACCACCAGCTCACCCAGATGGGCCAGCACGTAGGCCTGGTCATCAGGCCGTGCGCACAGGTAGGTGGGCACGTTTTCGATGATCGGCTCCTCGCCGAGGTAGTAACGCACCATTTCGGGCACGTAGGCGTAGATCAACTTGTCGTCGGCCACGCCGGTGCCGGGCGCATTGGCGATGGCCACGCGGCCTTGGGCATACACCTCCATCAGGCCGCGCACTCCGAGCATTGAATCCGCGCGGAAGACATCGGGATCGAGGAAGTCGTCGTCGATGCGGCGGTAGATCACATCCACCGGCTCAAGGCCTTGCGTGGTGCGCATCCACACCCGCCCGTCCTGGCAGGCCAGATCGCGGCCCTCAACCAGGGAGATGCCCATCTGCTGCGCCAGGTAGCTGTGCTCGAAATAGGCGCTGTTAAAAACTCCTGGGGTGAGCAGCACCACCCGTGGGGTTTCGGTCCAGGGGGCCAGATCCCGCAGGGTTTGCAGCAGCTGAGAGGGGTAGTTGTCGATCGGCTGCACGGTGCGGCCACTGAACAGGCTGGGGAACATGCGCTTCATCACGCGCCGGTTTTCCAGGAAGTAAGCCACGCCTGAGGGGCAGCGCAGGTTGTCTTCCAGCACCCTCCAGGTGCCCATCCCATCGCGGATCAGATCGAGGCCGGAGATCTGGCACCATCGCCCCAGGGGTGGGCGGAAGCCACGCAGCTGCGGCCGCCAGCCCTGGGAGCTTTCCACGTCGTCGCGGGGGATCACCCCATCGCGCAGGATCGCCTGATCGCCATACACATCCGCCAGGAACAGATCGATCGCTTCCAGGCGTTGGATCAGGCCGCGCTGCAGGCGCTCCCAGTCAGCCGCACCGATCAGCCGCGGCAGTGGATCGAAGGGGAGGATGCGTTCGCCGCCGCGGTTGCCGGACTCGTTGAGGCGAAAGGTGGCCCCCAGCCGTTTCAGCAACATGCCAGCGGCGGCATGGTTGCGGTTGAGCTGCTCCAGCCCGAGGGCGCCGAGGGAGGAGAGCAGGGGCTGCAGGGCGCTGCGGGGCTCTTCGCTGGTGCTGAAATATTCGTCGTAGCCCTTGCTGGGCCGGTAGTCGGTGAACATCGCCGAGCCTGCGGTGGCGTGATCATGCAGATCTGTGGGCTCCCCTCAAGTGGCTGTTGCTACGGAAGCTGTGGGTTGCTCAGCCCCGGGTGCCTTCCCTAGCGTTTGGGCCATGACCAGCCCCTTCCCACCGCTGGATCAACCCCTCTGGGATCAGGCGGGCCAGGCGCTGAATCGCCGCCGCGAGGTGCGGCTGGCGGTGGGCAGCGTGCTGCCGGTTCAACTGCGGCCCATGCCGCCCGGCCAGCCCCCCGGGGCCTGGTTCAGTGCCGACATTCTCGACATCAGCCACGGCGGTTTGGCGCTGCTGCTCCCCGCCAGCGCTGCCATGCCACCGCTGGTGCCGTTGCTGCTCGATCTGAGCAACCACCCCGGCTTTGGCCGGGTGCGGCTGCCAGCCACCCTGCGTTGGCGAGCTCCTGCTGATGGTCTCGGTGCGTTGCAGGTGATCGGGGTGCAGTTTGATCAGCCCCTGCCACTGGTGCCGCCGCTGGTTCAGAGCAGGAAGTAGCGCTGCGCCATCGGCAGCACGTCGGCCGGTTCGCAGGTGAGCAGCTCGCCATCGGCGAACACCTCGTAGGTCTGCGGGTCGACCTCCACCTTGGGCAGGGCAGTGTTGTTCTTCATCGCTGCTTTGTTGATGCCCCCGCGGGTGTTCTGCACCGGCACGCACAGCCGCTCTAGGCCCAGCTTTCGGGGCACGTCGTCGTCGAGGGCGGCCTGGCTCACAAAGGTGAGGCAGCTGGGGGCCAGGGCCTTACCGAAGCTGGCAAACATGGGCCGGCCATGCACGGGGCCAGGGGTGGGGATCGACGCGTTGGCATCACCCATCTGCGCCCACACGATCGAGCCACCTTTGATCACCAGCTCAGGCTTCACGCCGAAAAAGCCAGGTTTCCACAGCACCAGGTCTGCGAGCTTGCCCACCTCGACTGAGCCCACTTGGTGGTCGATGCCATGCACGATCGCCGGGTTGATCGTCACCTTGGCGATGTAGCGCTTGAGGCGGGTGTTGTCGTTGCGCTCCGAATCTCCCGCTAGGGCACCGCGCTGCACCTTCATCTTGTGGGCGGTCTGGAAGGTGCGGGTGATCACCTCACCCACGCGGCCCATGGCCTGCGAATCGCTGGCGATCAGTGAGAAGGCGCCGATGTCGTGAAGGATGTCTTCCGCGGCGATCGTTTCGCGGCGGATGCGGGATTCGGCGAAGGCCACATCCTCGGGAATCTTGGGATCGAGGTGGTGGCACACCATCAGCATGTCGAGGTGTTCCTCGAGCGTGTTGCGGGTGTAGGGGCGCGTGGGATTGGTGGAGCTGGGCAGCACGTTGGCTTCCCCGCAGATCCGGATGATGTCGGGCGCATGGCCGCCGCCGGCCCCTTCGGTGTGGAAGGTGTGAATGGTGCGGCCACCGATGGCGCGGATCGTGTCTTCGACGAAGCCGGCCTCGTTGAGGGTGTCGGAGTGGATCGCCACCTGGATGTCGAAGCGATCCGCCACCGATAGGCAGCAGTCGATCGCGGCGGGGGTGGTGCCCCAGTCTTCGTGGAGTTTGAGAGTGATCGCCCCGGCGCGGATCTGCTCTTCGAGGGCATCGGGAGTGCTGGCGTTGCCCTTGCCGAAGAAGCCCAGATTCACCGGTAGGCCTTCGGCGGCCTGCAGCATGCGGGCCATGTGGAAGGCGCCCGGGGTGCAGGTGGTGGCGTTGGTGCCGGTGGCTGGACCCGTGCCGCCACCCAGCATGGTGGTAACCCCGCTGGCCAGAGCGGTTTCCACCTGCTGCGGGCAGATGAAGTGAATGTGGGTGTCGATGCCGCCAGCGGTGAGGATGTGCCCCTCGCCGGCGATGGCTTCGGTGCCCGGGCCCACCACGATGTCCACCCCGGCCTGGGTATCGGGGTTGCCCGCCTTGCCGATCGCCACGATGCGGCCGTCGCGCAGGCCGATGTCGGCCTTCACGATCCCCCACCAATCGAGGATCAGAGCGTTGGTGATCACCGTGTCCACCGCGCCAGCGGCGCGGGTGGTCTGGGCCTGGCCCATGCCATCGCGGATCACCTTGCCGCCGCCGAACTTCACCTCATCGCCGTAAACGGTGAAATCCTTCTCCACCTCCAGGATCAGTTCGGTATCCGCCAGCCGCAGGCGATCGCCGGTGGTGGGCCCGTAGGTCTCGGCGTAGGCGCGGCGGGAGATGCGATAGGGCATGGGAGGTCAGTCGAGGGGGCCGTTCACCAGGCCGTTGAATCCGAAAATGCGCCGTTCACCGGCGAAGGGCACCAGCTGCACCTCGCGGCTGTCGCCGGGTTCGAAGCGCACGGCCGTGCCAGCTGGGATGTCGAGCCGTAGGCCGCGGGTGGCCTCGCGATCGAAGCAGAGGGCTGCGTTGGTTTCGAAGAAGTGGAAGTGGGAGCCCACCTGCACGGGGCGGTCACCGGTGTTGGCCACCAGCACGGTGGTCACCGGCCGGCCGGCATTGAGCTCGAGGTCGCCGGGTTCGGGAAGCAATTCGCCGGGAATCAGCGGGGCCATGGGGTGTGTACCGATCAGCGGATGGGGTCGTGCAGGGTCACGAGCTTGGTGCCGTCAGGAAACACGGCTTCGATCTGCACGTCATGCACCAACTCGGGGATGCCTTCCATCACCTGATCGCGGCTCAGCCAGGTGGTGCCTTCCTGCATCAGTTCGGCCACGCTTTTCCCATCGCGCGCCCCTTCGAGCACTTGAAAGCTCAGCCAGGCCACCGCTTCGGGGTAATTGAGCCGCAGGCCGCGATTGAGGCGCCGCTCCGCCAGCAGGGCTGCGGTCACGATCAGGAGCTTGTCTTTCTCCTGAGGGGTCAGATGCATGGCAGGTGAAAACGAGGGCGCACAGCCAGCAACCCACCGATCAACCTTCGCAGTGCGGTGGGCTGCCTTTGGTTCATGTTGAACAGTTGCCGCTTTGCGGAACCGTCAGCTCTCTGTTGATTTGAGGGTGATCTCTTTGATGACTGGCTGCGTTGTCTTGTTCTTGTTGGGCATGGCCCCGCCTTGCACGATCAGGTAACCGGCCATGGATAGGGCGAGCCCCAAGGCCGCCATGCCGTTCCAGCGCCTGTCGCTTCGGTTGCGCATCCCTTGCTGCATGGATCCAACCTCACCATGCCATGGGGCAATCACGCTTCAACCAGGAGTGATCAGGCCTTTTGTAAGAGGGTCTTCTTGGAACGGCCACACCCGGGGCAGTTCCGCTGCCGCCAGACCCCGCTGCTGGCGAATCAGCGCCCACAACCGGCAAAACCAGAAGCGCGCCGCCTGGCTGGAGGGGCCTCGGTAGCGGGCCACGAGCCCTTGTCCCAGGGGCCCGCAGGCCATCGAGCCCACCAGATCGCTGCGGGCAGCGCGGGCTTGATCGAGCAGGAGCTGCAGCGTTTCGGTGGCCAGGTGCTGCGGTGCTGCCCACACCAGTGAGCCAAACACCGGCTCGTTCGCCATGCCGTGCTCAGCCGTCAGAGCGTCACCGGCGAGCTCCAGACGATCCACCAGCTCCCAGCGGGCAGGGCTGGTGGCTGTGGCCAGCCGTTGGATTTCGATGCTCGAACGCCAGCAGCCGTTCTGCAGTTGTTCTTCTGCTGCGGTGCGTCCGAGTCGCACCACCTCCATGGCCAAAAAGCTGGCGCCGGCGGCCAGCTCCACCCGCATCTCCTGCTGATACAGGGCATCGGCGTAGAGCACCAGCTCCTGGGGCAGCCATTCCAGATCACTGCCGGCGGCTAAGTGGAAGCGCAGCTGCTGCTGTGCCCAACAGCCCTGGGGGTGGCGGCGCGAGCGGCGCACTGTTCCATACACCTTCTGGGCGGCCACGCTGGTGATCAAGGCGCGGCTGGCTGGCTCCAGCTCTGCCGTGAGCTGCAGCTGATCGCCCCCCACAAGCCCGCCTGCGGTGTGGAGTAGCGGCAGTTCGCAGTGGCCGCTGGCCTGGGCGAAGCTGCGCATCAGTTTCAGTGGCGCGCTCGCTCCCCCTTGATGGTGGGTGATCCCATCGCGCTGCTGAAAGCGCAACGTTGCCGCGCCGTGCCAGCCCTCGGCTGCGTTGGGGTTGGCAGGGGTGGCACTCATCGCCGCATGTTCCTGGCCAGCGCCACCGTGCATGGGTAGCGATGATCACAGAGTGCCACCCGAGCACCCTTCAGGGTGCTCGGGCCCCAGGAGCCGAGATGCCCCAGCAAGCCGTGATTCAGCTGGTGAAGCGTCTGCCCGAGCAGGCGCCGCTGCCCGCCGATGGCGGCCTACTGCAGATGCCCCTGGCGGCAGACGCGCGCACCAGCCTGCGCGGCCACCGGCGTTCCGCTTGTGGGCGAGATTTGTTGTTGCAGCTC
Coding sequences:
- a CDS encoding circularly permuted type 2 ATP-grasp protein, with product MFTDYRPSKGYDEYFSTSEEPRSALQPLLSSLGALGLEQLNRNHAAAGMLLKRLGATFRLNESGNRGGERILPFDPLPRLIGAADWERLQRGLIQRLEAIDLFLADVYGDQAILRDGVIPRDDVESSQGWRPQLRGFRPPLGRWCQISGLDLIRDGMGTWRVLEDNLRCPSGVAYFLENRRVMKRMFPSLFSGRTVQPIDNYPSQLLQTLRDLAPWTETPRVVLLTPGVFNSAYFEHSYLAQQMGISLVEGRDLACQDGRVWMRTTQGLEPVDVIYRRIDDDFLDPDVFRADSMLGVRGLMEVYAQGRVAIANAPGTGVADDKLIYAYVPEMVRYYLGEEPIIENVPTYLCARPDDQAYVLAHLGELVVKAVSEAGGYGMLIGPHASQSEILEFAEKIRANPRNFIAQPTLELSTVPSLSEGELYPCHVDLRPYVLRGKDAWVTPGGLTRVALKRGSLVVNSSQGGGCKDTWIVEEAAC
- a CDS encoding PilZ domain-containing protein, with product MTSPFPPLDQPLWDQAGQALNRRREVRLAVGSVLPVQLRPMPPGQPPGAWFSADILDISHGGLALLLPASAAMPPLVPLLLDLSNHPGFGRVRLPATLRWRAPADGLGALQVIGVQFDQPLPLVPPLVQSRK
- a CDS encoding urease accessory protein UreD, encoding MSATPANPNAAEGWHGAATLRFQQRDGITHHQGGASAPLKLMRSFAQASGHCELPLLHTAGGLVGGDQLQLTAELEPASRALITSVAAQKVYGTVRRSRRHPQGCWAQQQLRFHLAAGSDLEWLPQELVLYADALYQQEMRVELAAGASFLAMEVVRLGRTAAEEQLQNGCWRSSIEIQRLATATSPARWELVDRLELAGDALTAEHGMANEPVFGSLVWAAPQHLATETLQLLLDQARAARSDLVGSMACGPLGQGLVARYRGPSSQAARFWFCRLWALIRQQRGLAAAELPRVWPFQEDPLTKGLITPG
- a CDS encoding transglutaminase family protein; this translates as MRARLIHRFDYRYSKPVLLGPHRFCLRPRPHGFQRLIDYSLEISPDPSQLYELMAAGGDTITRARFLGESDHLTVVATSEVETFTPPLLEACLDEQMAQLPVQIGKLNPDLLSNLQGWLPNGQHDAAAVDLAQEALMGSDGRSLNFLQQLVEVIQDRVKYTQRHVGPAWPAGRTLKERVGSCRDLAMLMIECCRSVGLPARFVSGYHLVEPKPERYDLHAWAEVYLQGAGWRGFDPSGQGAVNDRYLPVATSSRSDLTAAVSGTFSGPPGVGSELEWEISAEILSSALR
- a CDS encoding alpha-E domain-containing protein, producing MLSRVADSLYWINRYVERAENLSRFVEVSEAMALDCPPGSAEPWQPLIDASGDRELFDELYPGGGPDQVVEFLVRAEANPSSIVNCVALARENARQIRDVITTEMWEQINDLYWTLLESDSFWLQPPQEQLREIRRGCQLFYGITDATLSRDLSWQFSRLGRLIERADKTTRILDVKYFLLLPSPEEVGGVLDELQWISLLRTAGAYQMFRQSQQGVITPRAVAAFLLLDPSFPRSVRYCLERIHETLQVVAASPVPGKPDALECLSGLTRARWSYTGIDELVAGGLHEAIDALQLDLNNLHELIHARYFVLPSLATAEEAAALMPAQASVSVTATSHHLACAPA
- a CDS encoding urease subunit beta, coding for MAPLIPGELLPEPGDLELNAGRPVTTVLVANTGDRPVQVGSHFHFFETNAALCFDREATRGLRLDIPAGTAVRFEPGDSREVQLVPFAGERRIFGFNGLVNGPLD
- a CDS encoding urease subunit gamma, yielding MHLTPQEKDKLLIVTAALLAERRLNRGLRLNYPEAVAWLSFQVLEGARDGKSVAELMQEGTTWLSRDQVMEGIPELVHDVQIEAVFPDGTKLVTLHDPIR
- the ureC gene encoding urease subunit alpha, encoding MPYRISRRAYAETYGPTTGDRLRLADTELILEVEKDFTVYGDEVKFGGGKVIRDGMGQAQTTRAAGAVDTVITNALILDWWGIVKADIGLRDGRIVAIGKAGNPDTQAGVDIVVGPGTEAIAGEGHILTAGGIDTHIHFICPQQVETALASGVTTMLGGGTGPATGTNATTCTPGAFHMARMLQAAEGLPVNLGFFGKGNASTPDALEEQIRAGAITLKLHEDWGTTPAAIDCCLSVADRFDIQVAIHSDTLNEAGFVEDTIRAIGGRTIHTFHTEGAGGGHAPDIIRICGEANVLPSSTNPTRPYTRNTLEEHLDMLMVCHHLDPKIPEDVAFAESRIRRETIAAEDILHDIGAFSLIASDSQAMGRVGEVITRTFQTAHKMKVQRGALAGDSERNDNTRLKRYIAKVTINPAIVHGIDHQVGSVEVGKLADLVLWKPGFFGVKPELVIKGGSIVWAQMGDANASIPTPGPVHGRPMFASFGKALAPSCLTFVSQAALDDDVPRKLGLERLCVPVQNTRGGINKAAMKNNTALPKVEVDPQTYEVFADGELLTCEPADVLPMAQRYFLL